In the genome of Halapricum salinum, one region contains:
- a CDS encoding pyridoxal phosphate-dependent aminotransferase, which yields MTEFSHRVEQVSISGIREVFEAAGEDAINLGLGQPDFPTPDHARQGAIDAIRAGKADGYTSNKGTVTLREAISEKHDRDNDLDVDPEDIIATSGGSEALHLVMEAHVDEGDEVIFPDPGFVSYDALTHLAGGEPKPVPLREDLTLDPATVEEAITDDTALFVVNSPANPTGAVQSPEDMREFARIADEHDVLCLSDEVYEHIVFEGEHRSPMEFTEEDNVVVVNACSKTYSMTGWRLGWVTGATDRIERMLRVHQYAQACASAPAQYAAEAALTGPQDPVAEMLAAFEQRRDVVLDGFEDMGLECPTPKGAFYAMPKVPGGWVEEVIDRGVVVVPGDAFGEHGAGYARISYATGMDELKEAIEIMDAATQAVR from the coding sequence ATGACCGAGTTCTCTCACCGGGTCGAACAGGTCTCGATCTCGGGCATCCGCGAAGTGTTCGAAGCAGCCGGCGAAGACGCCATCAACCTCGGCCTCGGCCAGCCGGACTTCCCCACACCCGACCACGCTCGTCAGGGCGCAATCGACGCCATCCGGGCCGGCAAGGCAGACGGCTACACCTCGAACAAAGGGACTGTGACCCTCCGGGAAGCGATCAGCGAGAAACACGATCGGGACAACGACCTCGACGTCGACCCCGAGGATATAATCGCGACCTCCGGCGGGAGCGAAGCCCTCCATCTGGTGATGGAAGCCCACGTCGACGAGGGAGACGAAGTGATCTTCCCCGATCCGGGATTCGTCTCCTACGACGCCCTGACCCACCTCGCTGGTGGGGAGCCAAAGCCTGTCCCGCTGCGCGAGGATCTGACGCTCGATCCCGCGACCGTCGAGGAAGCCATCACCGACGATACAGCGCTATTCGTGGTCAACAGTCCGGCGAATCCGACGGGCGCGGTCCAGTCACCCGAGGACATGCGCGAGTTCGCCCGGATCGCAGACGAGCACGACGTCCTCTGTCTCTCGGACGAGGTCTACGAGCACATCGTCTTCGAGGGCGAGCACCGCTCGCCGATGGAGTTCACCGAGGAGGACAACGTCGTCGTCGTGAACGCCTGCTCGAAGACCTACTCGATGACGGGCTGGCGACTCGGGTGGGTGACGGGTGCGACCGATCGCATCGAGCGAATGTTGCGAGTGCACCAGTACGCCCAGGCCTGTGCCAGCGCACCCGCCCAGTACGCCGCCGAGGCAGCACTCACAGGACCGCAGGACCCAGTTGCGGAGATGCTCGCGGCCTTCGAGCAGCGCCGCGACGTCGTGCTCGATGGCTTCGAGGACATGGGGCTGGAGTGTCCAACACCGAAGGGTGCCTTCTACGCGATGCCGAAGGTTCCCGGGGGGTGGGTCGAGGAAGTGATCGACCGCGGTGTCGTGGTCGTCCCCGGCGACGCGTTCGGCGAGCACGGCGCAGGGTACGCCCGAATCTCGTATGCGACCGGGATGGACGAGCTGAAAGAAGCGATCGAGATCATGGACGCGGCGACGCAGGCCGTCCGCTGA
- a CDS encoding UbiA family prenyltransferase, with amino-acid sequence MTIARHGSGPGAAVRALASQIHPVFMLPPVASSVFGAALSGRFDVALALLHATATFFALYTAHVKDGYVDFYGRDEDDDHPLTARGCRVAMTLSTVAFAGCLAAIWLVVGPLAAAITLPGWIIGYLHAPQFDMNPVTATVGYPSGIALALLGGFYVQVETLTPAVLAFAGVFLTILSGIKVIDDAQDYEYDRSIDKRTVAVVVGQRSARRFAFGLMIAGLGGVVAFAAVAVFPPSAVLAAVAFGVVALLAARADPEIATMLLIRGSYVFLAILVVAVWVEPLSAV; translated from the coding sequence ATGACGATCGCCCGCCACGGGTCGGGTCCGGGGGCTGCTGTGCGGGCACTGGCCTCCCAGATCCACCCGGTGTTCATGCTGCCGCCGGTCGCGTCGTCGGTGTTCGGGGCTGCGCTCAGCGGTCGCTTCGACGTCGCGCTCGCCTTGCTGCACGCGACAGCGACCTTCTTCGCACTCTACACGGCCCACGTCAAGGACGGCTACGTCGACTTCTACGGCCGTGACGAGGACGACGATCACCCACTCACCGCTCGGGGTTGTCGCGTCGCGATGACGCTCTCGACGGTGGCGTTCGCCGGTTGTCTCGCCGCGATCTGGCTGGTCGTGGGACCGCTCGCAGCGGCGATCACGCTTCCGGGATGGATCATCGGCTATCTGCACGCCCCGCAGTTCGACATGAACCCCGTCACCGCGACCGTGGGCTATCCCAGCGGGATCGCACTGGCGTTGCTCGGCGGCTTCTACGTGCAGGTAGAGACGTTGACGCCGGCGGTACTGGCGTTCGCGGGTGTGTTCCTGACGATCCTCTCGGGAATCAAGGTGATCGACGACGCCCAGGACTACGAGTACGACCGCTCGATCGACAAGCGCACGGTCGCGGTCGTCGTCGGCCAGCGCTCGGCCCGGCGCTTCGCCTTCGGTCTGATGATCGCCGGACTGGGCGGAGTCGTCGCCTTTGCGGCAGTGGCGGTGTTTCCCCCGAGTGCGGTGCTCGCGGCGGTGGCGTTCGGCGTGGTGGCGCTCCTCGCGGCCCGGGCAGACCCCGAAATCGCGACGATGCTGCTCATCCGTGGCTCGTACGTCTTTCTCGCAATACTGGTCGTGGCGGTGTGGGTCGAGCCACTCAGCGCAGTGTGA
- a CDS encoding YlbF family regulator — protein MSIETDTADVTDDSVESLASALGEAITDLPEYEAYQDAKADVEADEQAQERIEEFEQIREEYMVARQTNQADQDDLRTLKKAQRELHELPVMEDYLQAQSDLELRLQELNEIISEPLTVDFGEKAGGCCQE, from the coding sequence ATGAGCATCGAGACCGACACGGCCGACGTGACAGACGACAGCGTCGAGTCGCTCGCCAGCGCGCTCGGCGAGGCGATCACCGATCTTCCCGAATACGAAGCCTACCAGGACGCCAAGGCCGACGTCGAGGCCGACGAGCAGGCCCAGGAACGCATCGAGGAGTTCGAGCAGATCCGCGAGGAGTACATGGTCGCCCGCCAGACCAACCAGGCCGATCAAGACGACCTGCGCACCCTGAAGAAGGCCCAGCGCGAACTCCACGAACTCCCCGTCATGGAGGACTATCTGCAGGCCCAGAGCGACCTCGAACTCCGCCTGCAGGAACTCAACGAGATTATCTCCGAGCCCCTCACGGTGGACTTCGGCGAGAAGGCCGGCGGCTGCTGCCAAGAATAA
- a CDS encoding MBL fold metallo-hydrolase, which produces MVHSDWGDWLPRAVEDADPDGVAIWYLGCNGFIVKADDGTTVFVDPYVGLGDPPRTVRMVPVPFDPYDVGPVDAVLATHEHTDHVHGETAGPILEASDTPFYGPDDSLAVARTENWLVEYDIDQTQLVEVAEGDTIELGALTVHVEPANDPDAGHPVAYVFEHDAGTFVHGGDARPGKFEPLGEEYDVDLAALAFGSAGMIPDKQTREPKYTKWYSDENEIVEAANELQTDTLLPTHWDIWKGLNADPAVLHNHARSFEYPERVRVIEVGDRVDL; this is translated from the coding sequence ATGGTACATAGCGACTGGGGCGACTGGCTGCCCCGCGCCGTCGAGGACGCCGATCCAGACGGCGTCGCGATCTGGTATCTCGGTTGCAACGGCTTCATCGTGAAAGCCGACGACGGGACGACAGTCTTCGTCGACCCCTACGTCGGCCTGGGCGACCCGCCCCGCACAGTCCGGATGGTCCCGGTGCCGTTCGATCCGTACGACGTCGGCCCCGTCGACGCCGTGCTGGCGACCCACGAGCACACCGACCACGTCCACGGCGAGACAGCGGGCCCGATCCTCGAAGCCAGCGACACACCCTTCTACGGTCCCGACGACAGTCTCGCCGTCGCGCGCACGGAGAACTGGCTGGTCGAGTACGACATCGACCAGACACAGCTCGTCGAGGTCGCAGAAGGCGACACCATCGAACTCGGCGCACTGACAGTTCACGTCGAACCCGCAAACGACCCGGACGCGGGCCACCCCGTCGCGTACGTCTTCGAGCACGACGCGGGAACGTTCGTCCACGGCGGGGACGCCCGACCCGGAAAATTCGAACCACTCGGCGAAGAATACGACGTCGACCTCGCAGCGCTCGCCTTTGGCAGCGCCGGGATGATCCCGGACAAGCAGACCCGCGAACCCAAGTACACCAAGTGGTACAGCGACGAGAACGAGATCGTCGAGGCCGCCAACGAACTCCAGACCGACACCCTCCTGCCGACTCACTGGGATATCTGGAAAGGCCTCAATGCTGATCCGGCAGTCCTGCACAATCACGCCAGGAGCTTCGAGTATCCCGAACGCGTGCGCGTCATCGAAGTCGGAGATCGCGTCGACCTCTGA